One Molothrus ater isolate BHLD 08-10-18 breed brown headed cowbird chromosome 11, BPBGC_Mater_1.1, whole genome shotgun sequence genomic window, TGGTCCCCATGTGGAGAAGAGTTTCTCATCTTTTGCTTTGTCCACGTGAGACCGTGCGGGCCAGGGTCCATAGCCAGCCAGAGTGGGCTCAAACAACAGCCCAAGAGACACAGATTCTTACAAGAGATTTTTGGAGTTCACCTTAGTAGTAATATGAattaagcattttaattttagcttGTAGAATTATGTGCTGAATTTTGACCTTTTACTTAAGAAACCTCTGCCATGATACAAAGGGcataggaaaatgcaaatttctgaagCGTCTTGCATCAAGAACAATACCAGGAGAAGACCAAGGGATGCAAGAAACCCAGATAAagggactcctctgtctccaaGCTGATTAAGGCCAACAGACATACTCAGATAAGCACCAAGGTGTAGGGGGATACAGgatgggtaaatgaaggtgatatagaatgtaatcttatcccctaaagagttgcagctgaaccaattactaaagattaggagcaggcctgatgttaacagaCCACAGCTGTAGGCAAtcagaagagtgctataaaagagtggattggtgggaactggagtcagttggctgctgtgaggatgaggaagaggcagtgcctggaggagctgcctacagaaacatcaaggaggtgcaaaactctggcaatatggaacccttgcaatgtaatgacagTAGAGCTCGTGCACTATAATGACAACACCAAGGGACCAAAGCACACACGTAAAGGAGAAAGGTTCAGAAGTTCAGTCATGAGGAAGACCACAATCTTTGGCCTCAGAGATCACTGAGAGACCCCCGTGTGACCACCACAAGGCATGCCCAGAAGGACGTGGATCTGATTACCATGCGAGGCGAGgacaggcagggccaggggttgaATATGCATGGCAAGGTTGTGCAATGTAATGAATGTGGAACATCTTCCAGAATAAAGATGTGGGTCAGAGAGAGGCTCAGGGCACAAGTTTTCATGAGAGCTGTCTCGCTTGTGCCGGGTGCTGACAATACATACCCACTTCACAACTACATCAGACTGTGGAGTCTATTTATTCTGAGTATTGCCTCAATTTCATCTAACAGTTTATTGTATACTTTACACCACTTTGTGTGGAATCAGGCAGACAGGGAGAAGTCCAACCCCTCAGCTATTTTATTGCACTGTTTTCATGAAGCATGACAGGATAAAAATGAATCACTCTCCATACTGGGGcaaggggagagaaaatcaAGGTATGAGCAGCCCATGAATGAGCTTATTATATTGCCAAACATCTTGGAGATTCTGAAACAGTCTTTAATACAATGCAGCTTTatcttcttctctgaaaaggATTCTATGATGTGGCAGCACATGCAGCAGCATATGACCAACCTAAATGACCTCAGAGATAAAGTCTAGGTCTGCAGTCTCTAACTGTCCTTTGCTCAAAGGCAGTTGGTGTTACACCACTAAACCTAACAGAATAAACACCCAGGCAAACCCTTTGTGTTAGATTCACACAGcctatttcagaaaaaaaactaaataaaaaatcaggAGAAATCTTAGTTGCATATAAAACACCTTTTGTGCTTCTGCAGAAATTACATGTAAAAAGAGCAAAGCATCATTAATCTTTAAGATTAGAAATGTCATGAAAGATATACCATAGCACCAAGAAAGTTAGATGGTCTTAATGGTAGGAGAAACAAGCTGGTAagagttttgtgtgttttccttggCTGGCATTTACACTGTGAGTAATTTCCCAGTGTATTTGTCTGGCTCAGCACACCtgaccccacagcacagagggtttggggtttcctGCTCTACCTGTGGGGCTCAGCACAGAGAGTTTGGGGTTTCCTGCTGTACCTGTGGGGCTCAACACAGCTtaccccacagcacagagagttTGGGATTTCCTGCCGTGCctctggggctcagcacagctcaccccacagcacagagggtTTGGGATTTCCTGCTGTACCActggggctcagcacagagAGTTTGGGGTTTCCTGCTGTACCActggggctcagcacagagAGTTTGGGGTTTCCTACTGTACCTGtggggctcagcacagaggGTTTGGGATTTCCTGCTGTACCTGtggggctcagcacagaggGTTTGGGATTTCCTGCTGTACCTGTGGGGCTCAGCACAGAGAGTTTGGGGTTTCCTGCTGTACATGTGGGGCTCAGCACAGAGAGTTTGGGGTTTCCTACTGTACCTGTGGGGCTCAGCACAGAGAGTTTGGGGTTTCCTACTGTACCTGtggggctcagcacagaggGTTTGGGATTTCCTGCTGTACCActggggctcagcacagagAGTTTGGGGTTTCCTGCTGTACATGTGGGGCTCAGCACAGAGAGTTTGGGGTTTCCTACTGTATCtgtggggctcagcacagctcaccccacagcacagagggtttgggatttcctgctgtgcctctggggcTCAGCAGACCTTACCCCACAGCATAGAGGGTTTGGatgggctgctcccagctcctctgcagggcctgggcCCGGATCAGGTGCTCTGCATACTGGTATGTCAGCCTGCTGGGTTTGCCCATCAGCGCCTCGTACTTCAGGTCTTTGCCAGTGATCTTCTTGTAAATGTTTTCCAAACAAACCATGAATGTTCCATGTCCAAACCTACAGAGATGTAAAACCAAACCATGAACGTTCTGTGTCCAAACCTACAGAGATATAAAACCAAACCATGAATGTTCCATGCCCAAACCTACACAGGTATAATACCAAATCAAATTACATTAAGCACAGATTTAAAACATCAAACTaggctttttttatttcattattttttaggAATAAATTGTGTCCTGCAACTACCAAATTCTGCTCAGCATGCAACATTTCTGCAGCTGGTTCACTGAAAATTAAGTGCTGATTAACTGAACAACTGACACCACAACAAACCCACATTACTGGGATGGCACAACCATctatctaattttaaaattgctcaCTGGAGGTATCCTGGCTGCCTTACTGCAGGCTGAAGCCATCACACAGATATCTTTTCCAGTGTGTTAATTAGAGATGGCCTCTGCTTCCAAAGACATATCTGAACAGATCTTTGACCCAGGACTGAGGCAGCAACCAAGTCACAGTAAGAAGTTTCTATTTCAAATTACAGactgaggggaagggaggggaaacaAACCTATTAAAGAAGTACTTCTATTAAAgccaaatcaaacaaaaccactCTAAGAGGTCCTGGCACCTTGTTCTGTGTgttctgcttgtttttccttGTGTTCCCTAAAGAGCTCACTGCATTGTCCTCAGCTCAGAACCACTCACTGCTTTCACCCAGCGGGGTCAGCTCTTTACCCTaccaggaaaagagaaataccaAAGAGGGACCTAATGAAATGAAACAATGGCCttgataattttttcatttttgcctttgaacCGAGGCTCTGAGGCCCTCAGGAAAAAAACTCTCTTTCTCCATTGTTCTGGGACTGAGGAAACAAAAGGTTTAGAGcttaaaagcagcttttctcttGAGAAGTGATTTCCTGGATGCAATAATGCAGCCAGCAAACAGGCAGCATTAGCTGAAAGTGCATTAGAGATGTTGCATTCCAAGCCAAGCCATCAAGCATTCTGTGTTCAAGTGCTGACTCTGAATCCTGCTGGAAAAACGAGGAAGCCCCAGATGAATCCCAATGACATGAATAAAGCACTTACCTTGGGGACTGTGCCTCAGCCACCCACATCAGGTCCATGTTGCAGGCCAGCACAGGAATGTGAGGGTAGTTTTCCTGCCCATAGGGATTGCCAGGATAGCCACTGGTCAGCAGAACATCAATTATCAGCTGCAGGCTGGTTTCCCATCTCACTGGCTCCCCAAACAGCACCACAGCTGGGAGAAGCACAGGCACAGAACAGTCATGGAATTGTTATCAGAGCACTGAGGCCTAAAACTTGGCCTCAAGAGACTGAACAAGTCATTTAAAATAACCAGGAACTGATCAAACAGTCACATTAATTTAGGGGCTTAATATATCACATGCCCATCCAATCACAGAAACTCAGAAGTAACAAGACCCCACTGCAAAATCTACAGGTttaggaattttattttataggtGAAGTTTCTCCAGAAATTACAATATTAACTTCTAAATTGTATTTCTAAATCTCCCATAACTTTTGAGTTCCCTGTTTACATGCAGTATTTAAATACAACACCAGAGATGTTGATTTGTTCACCTCAGGGCACAATTTggatgttgtttttaaaaattgctttggtCTCCAGCAATAACCTGACAtggatatttttaaatcctAAGGTCCAATTTCTACTTTCTTGTAGTTCAGATGAGATGAGAGTGAACACAAGACCCTTCTCATACTACAGCTGATCCGGACTACTTGTAAGAACAAgattaattatttctgaataatGAACATCAGTTCATTATGAAAGGAGAGCAACAATAGTCTGTTAAAGGCAGATGAAGAGGAAAGGAGACCTCAAATACCCTTCAAACTTCAAAACCCAGTGGCTGAAAGCTGCACACATTAAAAAACAGCTTTACAACACATGATGCTTTCAAATGAATGACAGATGTCATTAACAAGGAAATTTTAGGATTGTCTCAGACAAATTTTCAAAGTGCCCAACtatctaaaaaataatttcttataataaaataaaataaaataaaataaaataaataaaataaaataaaataaaataaaataaaataaagatatttcatttattaatgGATAGATGCAAGTTAAATAAAGATAACTGACCCTCAATCTTGGGAAGCTCCACAGCAGACGGGGACTGCaatgagaaaaaagggaaagttttCTACAAGATGAAACACCTGTTTTTAACAGAATAaattccagctcagctcccacagctgtCTCCTGCCACTCCAAGAGGAAATGCACTCTACATTGGTATATTCCTGACATCAGTTCACTCACTCATCACTTGTGTTTCCTCTCTGAAGTgacagctctggcacagggacagcagtgactgtgCTCTACCTGCACCtgcctcctgcttctcctcagctgcctctggagTTTTTTAACTCCAGTTGTTAAAACTACTTGTGTTGTGATTTCAGTTGTTTAAATTACTTGTTTAATTAGTTGTTTTAACTACTTGTGTAGAAAAGTATGgatgtttatttttccacagGAGTAAGAGGCTTCCAGCAGTACCAAGACatttgaaaaacagtttttgagatgtttttctttaacACTTCTAATAAAGAATGCACTGTATAACATGTAATATATTTGCTAAACAATTAAGAGCCTGACTTCATTATTTACTCTGTGTGGTGACAAACACTTTAACAGGCTCTTGACCTTCCATCCCCATGGGTGAGGAGCCCAGCAAAAGGtgccacagctgagctgtgattctgtgagccACAGAGAATGTGTTTATTACAAGTGAGGAAATCCACTCTGTAGGCTGGCCCTGAGCATGTACAGCACACCCAGCTATTCACTTCTGCTTTAATTCTGGACAATCCAACTGGAACCACTGTAGCCACTGCTGCCATTTAAATAGCGCTGTAAACAGCAAAGGGAGTCCTTtgagggaaaattattttcttcaaagcatTCATTTGCAATCAAAGCAGCCTTGTGGGTTAGAAACAATAGCAACACAATCATATATTCAGGGAAAAGCTTATGTTATCTTCCACACCTTCTGAGGAAGCTAATCAGCTTTCCAAGGCAGATTTTGCATTAGGTTTCTGTATTAGATTGTGAGTTTTCCCACAACAGCAGGCTATAAAATAAAAGGCTGAGTTAAAGAATTACTACTGAGAGAAAAGAGTTGTTCTTGAGAAAAAGAGTTGTTCTTGAGAATGTTGTAATAAAACAAATAAGGAAGCAGAAGAGCAAAGTCAAAATACAATGTAAGAACAGCAGCAGTTGCTTGGTAGTTAAATATTGATCCCTGTTATAGGATGTCATGCAAGGAGCAAACAGAGAGGTTTGAAACACAAATCTCACTCACCAGGACATTGGGTCTTCTGTCATGGTCAACTGCATCGAGCAGAGGGCGTTTCTCCCTCAGAGTGTCTATGGTGATGGGCTGGCAGAAGCCAAGGCTGGGGCAACCAGCTAAggacacacagctgctcacagggaAAGGTTTTCTGACTGCTCATTCCACCTTAACCATTTAAAGGTATTCAACTGACAAATTGGTTCGCAATGAAAGCAACATCAAAGACAGAATTTCCTTCTGTGAGACAAAAAGATGATCTGATAAATGAGAGACCAAAGTtctcctgttttgttttcagtcctCTCATCTACTTCCCTCTTAGCCAAGCCTAATGAACTTTGAATttagaaatgcatttctaaGAGACAATACCTTCAATACCTTTTTCTCAGGTATGTACTTCAAATAGAGCTTATGCTTAGAAGTTGTATATACATTTTTACAACTTATTATTCACACCAACTTCAATGAAAATCCCACTGCAGGAAGAAGTGCAGAAGGGACTTAATGGAAGCCTGAGCAAAGTTTATGCAAAAGTTAAGGTTATTAAGTTACAGTTTGAGATTTTGATACTACCATGATATCAATATTATTCAAGTCCTTTGGGCACTTGGTATAAAACCACATTAAAACATAAATTTGGCACCATACTAGGAACTATCATTACTATTTATTACTGCATTTGTAGGgttgaaatatttgattttcaCTTCATCCAGAGGCTCCCCTGAACCTGATTAAGGAAAACACTTTGGCAGAAAgttgttggcttttttaaactctttttttaaagatactCTTGAGCAATATCAAGAAGGGGTCCTTGTCCAGATACCAGGACACATTTTTTATGATAACGCTTGAACATCCGCAGGGGACTGTGGGACATCATCACTTGATCTTGGGAAATCTGTTTgggatttaaaaacaaaaggactCTGTTGTATTCCAGAGAAGTTGTTTATACATAGATTCAATTAACAGATGTGACAGATTCCAGGAATTACATAACAATcagcattttctcctttcacaAATGATGTATTGATAATATgccagaaaaaaataccttaCTGACAAGTTATCACACATCCATCCCCCTTTCAGCTTCCAGCTCAATTCAACATGAACAAACCTTTCTGTCCTGGTTTTATAAAATCACCAAATTCATTTGGAAGCAAACAGGGAAGGACAATCAGAACTGGTTCCAGTTGTGGGCCCTTTGCTAAACTGTAGCTGTGATTTAATTGTACCAGATTACCACCTTCTTTTAGCTTATATATCCCCACCCCTTCAACAGGACAGGTAGTAACCAGTAAGACTATTATTCTGGAAAGATACTCCTGTGAATCACTACCTACCATCTTTCCAAAGAAATACCTTTAGCTTTACTATTGGAAAAACCAGTGCCTTTACCAGTTAGTTTTGGACAGCACTTTTTACTTTCAGCAAAGCAGGTCAGGGGGCTTAAGGGAAAAGCAGCCCTGATGAAGTGAGCAGCATTTAATGGAAGATAACACATCTGACACATCCAACATGCAGTAAATGGCATTGAGGTGACTCACTGGAACCCCCAGCAGGTGGGACAGCTGCTCAGCCTTCTTCTGGCGCAGGCAGTTCCCAGCGTTGGTGACAAAGACCACGGGCACCAGGAACTGTCCCTGAGGGTTGACCAGCTTGCCaaaggctgctctggcagcaggaatggGGGTCCTGCCTCGCACCAGCACCCCATCAATGTCAAACAGGAATCCAAAGGATGGCAGCACGCCGGGCTGGGAGGGATGAAATCAGAGGGTACATTGGTTATGCATGTCCTTACACATATTTAATAGAGTTTACAGCAGCTACAGCCCCCTGAGAACAGGCACCTCCAGTGACAGCAGGGGAGCCATAACCCTGCACATCTTATTGCTAAAAACATGTTGACACAAGCAGCACCACTACTCCCTCTGCCTTATGCATACAGACTCATGAGAGCTGTTTTGCCTTAGAAATATTTCCAGATTATTTCAGAGGATAGGGAAAAATTAACTTAAACTGATGCCAAGAGGTACAAAATACatgctgctgtgccagtgaGTCACACTTCAATGGCTTAACCCCCACAGAATACTAACAAAATATGCAAAAGTAAATTTTTCAGCAGTAGGCAGGTCTTGGACACAAGTATTGTACTTGGCTGCTCCCTTACAAGGTGTTTGTAGTAAAACTGTTCTGTTCCACAAGAGTTTGATTACAGCCAACAGCCTGCTGTGCTCCTACACATGGCTTCAGTCCCAGTTTCACACAGGGCAGGCTAATTGGCAAAGTCAGCACCTCCTTACACCAAGGTGCTGCTCGAGTTACTAAAATGCATCTCCTTGCCTGCCTTTGGGGCGGTGAGGAGCTGGACTTGGTGAGCTCCGGCAAGGAGAGTGAGCAAGGATGAGCTGGGGGATGAGGGcaaggagcagagccagagagaGGAGTGTGAGCAATGAAACTGTTACTGGATCAGGCTGGAACAGCACGGAACAAAACCTATCATCTAAAACTCATCTCTCTCCCGAGCCTAAAGCAGGAACCAGGGACCTCGGGATTTATGGCCAGTGATGAAAAGGGAGGGGTTAAGGGCCAGGGCTGAGCGCGATGGGGGAACAGGCACAGAAAGGACTGCAGCCatgggagctgggacagccttGGCTAACAGGCACAGAAAGGACTGCAGCCatgggagctgggacagccttGGCTAACAGGCACAGAAAGGACTGCAGCCatgggagctgggacagccttGGCGAACAGGCACAGAAAGGACTGCAAtgatggagctgggacagcccttGCTAACAGGCACAGAAAGGACTGCAAtgatggagctgggacagcccttGCTAACAGGCACAGACAGGACTGCAATgatgggagctgggacagcccttGCTGCCCGGGCTGGCTCAGGGCACGCACCCGCAGCCGCTGTGTctcctgtgcaggaggagaagggcacTTTGCCTACTCGAGCAGCACTTTGTTGCACATCAGTTATTCACACACCACGTTTTTCCTgcagtgggcacagcccagggacaggcaccGCTGGGAATGGGGTGCAGCTCAAACAACAGCGGGAATCTGCCCCCCCAGGCAGCCCGGGTTAATAACGGCAACACCGTAAATAAATCGCATTCCCATTCATTTAA contains:
- the LOC118700307 gene encoding LOW QUALITY PROTEIN: haloacid dehalogenase-like hydrolase domain-containing 5 (The sequence of the model RefSeq protein was modified relative to this genomic sequence to represent the inferred CDS: deleted 1 base in 1 codon), translated to MRRALPPLRALLGAARSPRLPAPRGMRGPSAGRSGHSAPGVLPSFGFLFDIDGVLVRGRTPIPAARAAFGKLVNPQGQFLVPVVFVTNAGNCLRQKKAEQLSHLLGVPISQDQVMMSHSPLRMFKRYHKKCVLVSGQGPLLDIAQDLGFCQPITIDTLREKRPLLDAVDHDRRPNVLSPSAVELPKIEAVVLFGEPVRWETSLQLIIDVLLTSGYPGNPYGQENYPHIPVLACNMDLMWVAEAQSPRFGHGTFMVCLENIYKKITGKDLKYEALMGKPSRLTYQYAEHLIRAQALQRSWEQPIQTLYAVGDNVMTDVYGANLYNRYLQARCPRARLQAQAAAGTAPSRLPQRTAPGRSWHTELAPAAAAHCRSVLVCTGVYDPQSEVALPSRDSVAENVFHGHRDFSFDPALVEPDHIVPDVDAAVDLVFQLENFAPR